The Amblyomma americanum isolate KBUSLIRL-KWMA chromosome 3, ASM5285725v1, whole genome shotgun sequence genome window below encodes:
- the LOC144125844 gene encoding uncharacterized protein LOC144125844 isoform X2 — MPHVCAESLVEQSRPEGSSALQGDTNRSAFTPYKSSTVLTNLQRGNVPTQTQPVPLRRCIHQLSAQGEISPDQITPDRLDLRDEGGLTPLLWASSHGQLSTVRHLLTKGAQVGAQGLKGETALLLAAAQGHSHVVRYLLQHGANPNQADQRVVSVQHTFPGMASQRAHNQSSDSVLSACAPHRREQAVAHRPDLYLPGVCGCATHGAHMPQPAQRCASREIWHTAICLCTH, encoded by the exons ATGCCTCACGTATGTGCAGAATCTCTCGTCGAGCAGTCAAGACCCGAAGGTAGCTCTGCTCTCCAGGGAGACACGAACAGGAGTGCATTCACACCGTACAAA TCGTCAACTGTCTTGACCAATCTTCAGCGTGGGAATGTGCCTACACAAACTCAGCCTGTCCCTCTCA GGCGTTGCATTCATCAGTTATCTGCCCAAGGAGAAATCTCGCCTGATCAAATAA CGCCCGATCGACTGGACTTGCGAGACGAAGGAGGTCTGACACCACTGCTGTGGGCCAGTTCACATGGGCAGCTCTCGACAGTGCGACACCTGCTCACAAAGGGTGCTCAGGTTGGCGCTCAGGGCCTGAAGGGTGAAACAGCCCTGCTGCTGGCTGCCGCTCAGGGGCACTCGCACGTGGTACGCTACTTGCTGCAGCATGGTGCCAACCCAAACCAGGCAGACCAG CGTGTGGTTTCGGTTCAGCATACCTTCCCAGGGATGGCATCGCAGCGCGCACACAACCAAAGCTCTGACTCCGTGCTGAGTGCCTGCGCTCCCCACAGACGCGAGCAGGCGGTAGCGCACCGCCCAGATCTGTAcctgccaggtgtctgcgggtGCGCTACCCATGGCGCACACATGCCACAACCAGCACAGCGGTGCGCATCAAGAGAGATTTGGCATACCGCGATCTGCTTATGCACGCACTGA
- the LOC144125847 gene encoding DNA polymerase kappa-like: MEAQGVKILELNASKAGLQGIDKDRVNKIIQEASKGTPYYEHQQKRQRRINLRIDAMLGELKNLTSVQLQASQHQMDLIAERMEYSRDLNRVIVHVDMDAFYAAVEMLDNPSLRDKPMAVGSMGMLSTSNYEARKFGVRAAMPGFIGKKLCPSLIIVRPNFSKYTAYSRKVRQVLAQYDEDFTPVGLDEAYLDITEYMAKNEIEAEDVVQEMRQKIFESTQLTASAGIAANMFLAKVCSDIRKPNDQFRLPNDLDSIRKFVSSLPIRKVPGIGAVQEQLLVALGVRTCHDIWDKRGEIGHLFGEVTARFYLRAALGLGCTEVKCDSSRKSKSVEETFTEISNPQDLVSKCEELCEELHQQIQEEGICGRVVTVKMKTVMFDVMTRSVTLDSATCQLETIKQAALRLLHQEIAAAKTGQPLRLRLMGVRLSGLDDGTAVSSSQPTLSAFLSSKKTAQCPICQKTLESSCSDFVNTHVDACLGEQRQVKLQQDALDGANLDKLSCTESVDTSGMSNELLLHSSPEAPCDTSEDEGTTSSATMSRSISAASCKEQPAGSEDEPASVGCPVCGHVIRETDWFRVNEHIDTCLNRPMIREMLSSQDFTCSPVTEKRKAETPKSQRSQKRLKSSQKPRQQNSITNYLSPSCSKT; encoded by the exons ATGGAAGCGCAGG gtgtgaaaatactggaactAAATGCAAGCAAAGCCGGCCTTCAAGGAATCGACAAGGATCGTGTTAACAAGATTATTCAAGAAGCGTCGAAAGGAACTCCCTATTACGAGCACCAACAGAAGCGTCAGCGTCGTATAAACTTGAGGATTGATGCCATGCTTGGTGAGCTGAAGAATCTGACGTCTGTACAGTTGCAGGCGTCGCAGCATCAG ATGGATTTAATTGCAGAGAGGATGGAGTACTCACGTGACTTGAACAGAGTGATTGTTCATGTTGACATGGATGCCTTTTATGCTGCCGTTGAAATGCTTGACAACCCATCTTTGCGGGACAAACCAATGGCTGTTGGTTCTATGGGAATGCTG TCAACATCGAACTATGAAGCCAGGAAATTTGGGGTTCGAGCTGCAATGCCTGGATTCATTGGCAAGAAGCTGTGCCCATCGCTAATTATTGTCCGTCCAAACTTCAGCAAGTACACTGCATATAGCAGAAAG GTTCGACAGGTGCTTGCACAATATGATGAAGACTTCACACCAGTTGGTCTAGATGAGGCTTACCTGGACATCACTGAATACATGGCCAAAAATGAGATTGAAGCCGAAGATGTTGTTCAGGAAATGAGGCAGAAAATATTTGAATCAACGCAGCTGACAGCAAGTGCTG GCATAGCTGCCAATATGTTTCTTGCAAAAGTTTGCTCCGACATCCGTAAGCCAAATGACCAGTTCAGACTTCCCAATGATCTTGATTCTATACGCAAGTTTGTGTCTTCTCTTCCAATCCGCAAA GTTCCTGGTATCGGTGCAGTGCAGGAGCAGTTATTAGTGGCTCTTGGAGTACGCACATGTCATGATATATGGGACAAGCGAGGTGAAATCGGCCATCTTTTTGGTGAAGTAACAGCGCGTTTCTACCTTCGAGCTGCACTCGGACTTGGTTGTACAGAAGTCAAATG TGACTCAAGCCGAAAGTCAAAAAGCGTGGAAGAAACTTTCACAGAGATAAGCAATCCTCAAGACCTTGTCTCGAAGTGCGAGGAACTTTGTGAAGAGCTCCACCAGCAAATTCAAGAGGAAGGCATATGC GGCAGGGTGGTGACAGTGAAGATGAAGACAGTCATGTTTGATGTGATGACACGCAGCGTGACTTTAGACAGTGCAACTTGCCAGCTGGAGACCATCAAGCAGGCAGCCTTGCGGCTTCTGCACCAAGAAATAGCTGCTGCAAAGACAGGCCAGCCTCTTCGATTGCGCCTGATGG GAGTACGGCTGTCTGGCTTGGATGATGGCACAGCTGTTTCATCATCCCAACCAACTTTGTCAGCATTTTTGTCTTCGAAGAAGACAGCCCAGTGCCCCATCTGTCAGAAGACACTGGAAAGCAGCTGCTCTGATTTTGTGAACACACATGTCGATGCGTGCTTAGGTGAGCAGAGACAAGTCAAGCTGCAGCAGGACGCTCTAGATGGGGCTAATCT TGATAAGCTGAGCTGCACTGAAAGTGTAGACACTTCAGGAATGTCCAATGAGTTGCTGCTACATTCAAGCCCTGAGGCACCGTGTGATACTTCTGAAGATGAAGGCACCACGAGCAGTGCAACAATGAGTAGAAGCATTTCAGCTGCATCATGCAAGGAACAGCCTGCTGGTTCTGAGGATGAGCCAGCATCAGTCGGGTGCCCAGTGTGTGGCCATGTCATTCGAGAGACAGATTGGTTCCGAGTGAATGAGCACATTGACACTTGCCTTAATAGGCCAATGATTCGTGAAATGCTGTCGTCACAGGATTTTACCTGCAGCCCTGTGACCGAGAAGAG GAAGGCTGAAACACCAAAAAGTCAGCGGTCACAGAAGCGACTAAAAAGTAGTCAGAAGCCACGGCAACAGAACTCTATTACAAACTACCTCTCACCTTCCTGCTCAAAAACGTGA
- the LOC144125844 gene encoding ankyrin repeat family A protein 2-like isoform X3, which yields MPHVCAESLVEQSRPEGSSALQGDTNRSAFTPYKSSTVLTNLQRGNVPTQTQPVPLRRCIHQLSAQGEISPDQITPDRLDLRDEGGLTPLLWASSHGQLSTVRHLLTKGAQVGAQGLKGETALLLAAAQGHSHVVRYLLQHGANPNQADQEGNTALMYAALGNHAATAQELLSNGADMCAQNSVFDTAYDLSVAMGARQVQQVLDNYILKLLQG from the exons ATGCCTCACGTATGTGCAGAATCTCTCGTCGAGCAGTCAAGACCCGAAGGTAGCTCTGCTCTCCAGGGAGACACGAACAGGAGTGCATTCACACCGTACAAA TCGTCAACTGTCTTGACCAATCTTCAGCGTGGGAATGTGCCTACACAAACTCAGCCTGTCCCTCTCA GGCGTTGCATTCATCAGTTATCTGCCCAAGGAGAAATCTCGCCTGATCAAATAA CGCCCGATCGACTGGACTTGCGAGACGAAGGAGGTCTGACACCACTGCTGTGGGCCAGTTCACATGGGCAGCTCTCGACAGTGCGACACCTGCTCACAAAGGGTGCTCAGGTTGGCGCTCAGGGCCTGAAGGGTGAAACAGCCCTGCTGCTGGCTGCCGCTCAGGGGCACTCGCACGTGGTACGCTACTTGCTGCAGCATGGTGCCAACCCAAACCAGGCAGACCAG GAAGGAAACACTGCCCTAATGTATGCTGCCCTTGGAAACCATGCTGCCACTGCTCAAGAACTGCTGTCAAATGGCGCCGACATGTGTGCACAGAACAGCGTCTTCGACACTGCATATGACCTTTCAGTTGCAATGGGTGCACGACAAG